From the Plodia interpunctella isolate USDA-ARS_2022_Savannah chromosome 5, ilPloInte3.2, whole genome shotgun sequence genome, one window contains:
- the Daxx gene encoding titin homolog isoform X1 — translation MASEDVIELVSSDDEVEPAPKRKKTIPNAMVQIPTNLHGVTIKPTTSKCAGAPKHVKILPKIQDVTVTKVSKLVNPLSKVNKLNGKTILKPIAPRVLNIPDLKLNSNVPLNTQGINPINLFKKINSQVAIHKVPSKKVSQPLIRINSPNSINNLPHITVKRGLSGIRPNFPIKPVKSMRHVVQMKYLNMQNANKKNIRSNVKVTNEVLTVDLDDDDTDASTSSPQWYMRPEDENKPSQQEENSKEPDQTKFVEITIEDSPVKTKPVKKVEDLAVTIEDSPVKVLVETTANKSDGEDGAKTCKTPQSKKKLAYPKEPDENKVIEIEIEPMVANIEAAIDEVSQAKTSQVSTSQANTSQAIASQANTSQAKSKETEVLISPNIIVEIEESPLKEADMQLTSTPKKNQNRPPVKFPEVEICEKSTDNCEFHPVYENFIKTCFVLENSEDMHKIVEKKVKMYYRQVPKYYTESEQFIDMVSSKIIAMKASPDKMYLFIKDIVDELNLQRKMAKTQPVKSDKEKVAAEDAENFLYGENSEFDSKRQRQIRKLEKTLKKLHRAIQKLEEQEVDFDDEEDSVYLLTERYKERMMRVHAKFCQLTNTKMPSEPKVHLDPRPGHPVGPAKKLEKWINKKVPIGTPLPFPDFHDVLRCVKEANEEDKLGWNDVDIMEEARDLFIRCGKKLQRRRQENEWRTAASRISLDEDPADKNEELKKKLVLNKQLAAKKELEVFNKFAEKQSQLKLEAEEIGDKEAEESPVESEEEEETIDEESLENKDKRKERLKRLLQEKSHKKSTDEKENEPTETSINILTDEDIKEPTTTKDDEMKSVEDKNDKEIQDDKIEGNTPDVVKNITDEPNTNDEEANNVESDVDELHLLQKLYSENDVNTSTVDSSDSEAPISISDTLDSKSSDEKSVISIENSSYSETEINKNDSFEMELEKEPRESKDISVSIPSAEVIKEAIDTNIEIECSESGIQKKHVQSNNDEYNESVEDILLASSDDESVGYDHQENIRNKDNVGDGTENVEKNEIGKNFGSIENTVNLKDDNLSIGETVVGDENLEQNMLDSPLGEVSDKSTSLNKNKDIVNEALEDVLTLDADSPMQADGIVDEKNCDDRNTNKVISTDNDDGHTVKIISAIDNLTSYEEVNHDCVSLDDDSSAGEIARDYIDKGESNSLSQDLDTLSDNPKVEENNHVEEVSTVSEMSCDDNVNDPISETIVESMVVEDDLDSNLYIDSSKADGTSKDSKLTEGTISTVKTTM, via the exons ATGGCTAGTGAAGACGTGATCGAGTTAGTATCGTCGGATGATGAAGTTGAACCAGCTCCTAAAAGG aaaaagaccattcCAAATGCCATGGTTCAAATTCCGACAAACTTACATGGTGTTACTATAAAACCTACCACATCAAAATGTGCAGGGGCCCCTAAACATGTCAAGATACTTCCTAAAATTCAAGATGTTACTGTTACCAAAGTCTCAAAGCTTGTGAATCCTCTATCAAAAGTGAATAAATTGAATGGCAAAACTATTCTTAAACCCATTGCTCCGAGAGTATTAAATATACCAGACTTAAAGCTCAATTCAAATGTACCACTCAACACACAAGGAATAAatccaataaatttattcaagaaaattaattcTCAGGTGGCAATTCATAAGGTTCCTTCTAAAAAGGTTTCACAACCTCTTATAAGAATAAATAGTCCcaattcaattaataatttgcCTCACATCACTGTTAAAAGAGGTCTAAGTGGAATAAGGCCAAATTTTCCTATAAAACCTGTTAAGTCTATGAGGCATGTAGTCCAaatgaaatacttaaatatgcAGAAtgcaaataagaaaaatataagatcAAATGTAAAAGTGACAAATGAAGTATTGACAGTAGACTTGGATGATGATGACACTGATGCATCTACTTCAAGTCCACAGTGGTACATGAGACCAGAGGATGAAAATAAACCATCTCAGCAAGAAGAAAACAGTAAGGAACCAGATCAGACAAAGTTTGTAGAAATAACTATTGAAGACAGTCCTGTCAAGACTAAACCAGTCAAAAAAGTGGAAGACTTAGCAGTAACTATTGAGGATAGTCCTGTTAAAGTTTTAGTGGAGACTACTGCGAATAAAAGTGATGGAGAAGATGGAGCTAAAACATGCAAAACAcctcaaagtaaaaaaaagttggcGTATCCTAAGGAGCctgatgaaaataaagttattgaaatagaaatagaacCAATGGTTGCTAATATTGAAGCAGCTATTGATGAAGTCTCACAGGCCAAGACCTCACAAGTTAGCACATCACAGGCCAATACATCACAAGCCATTGCCTCGCAAGCCAACACTTCACAGGCCAAGTCTAAAGAAACAGAAGTACTTATATCTCCTAATATTATTGTAGAAATAGAGGAGTCACCATTAAAAGAAGCAGATATGCAATTAACAAGCACACCAAAGAAGAATCAAAATAGACCACCAGTGAAATTTCCAGAAGTTGAAATTTGTGAGAAGAGTACTGACAATTGTGAATTTCACCCTGTGTatgaaaactttataaaaacatgCTTTGTGTTAGAAAACTCTGAAGACATGCACAAAATTGTGGagaaaaaagtgaaaatgtattatagaCAAGTCCCAAAATATTACACAGAATCTGAACAATTTATAGATATGGTCTCaagtaaaataattgcaaTGAAAGCTAGCCCAGATAAAATGTACTTGTTTATAAAAGATATTGTTGACGAATTGAACTTACAGAGAAAAATGGCAAAAACACAGCCTGTAAAATCTGATAAAGAGAAAGTTGCAGCTGAAG ATGCTGAGAATTTCTTATATGGCGAAAATAGTGAATTTGATTCCAAAAGACAAAGGCAAATACGCAAACTAGAAAAGACTCTGAAAAAACTGCACAGAGCTATACAAAAGTTGGAAGAACAGGAAGTAGACTTTGATGATGAAGAAGAttcagtatatttattaacagaGAG ATACAAAGAAAGAATGATGAGAGTCCATGCCAAGTTTTGCCAAttgacaaatacaaaaatgcctTCGGAACCTAAAGTTCATCTAGACCCTCGACCAGGACATCCGGTGGGTCCGGCCAAAAAGTTAGAGAAATGGATCAATAAAAAGGTTCCTATTGGAACTCCACTGCCTTTCCCAGACTTCCATGATGTCTTACGATGTGTAAAGGAAGCTAATGAGGAGGATAAACTGGGATGGAATGATGTGGATATTATGGAAGAAG CTCGAGACCTATTTATAAGATGTGGCAAAAAACTCCAGAGGCGCCGACAAGAGAATGAATGGAGAACAGCTGCATCCAGAATATCTCTGGATGAAGATCCTGCAGACAAAAATGAGGAACTTAAAAAGAAACTAGtgctaaataaacaattagcAGCTAAAAAGGAACTTGAAGTATTTAATAA ATTTGCTGAAAAGCAGAGTCAATTAAAACTAGAGGCTGAAGAGATTGGAGATAAAGAAGCTGAAGAATCTCCAGTTgaaagtgaagaagaagaagaaacgaTTGATGAAGAATCTTTAGagaataaagataaaagaaaagaGAGACTGAAAAGGCTGCTTCAAGAAAAGTCGCATAAAAAGAGTACTgacgaaaaagaaaatgaaccGACTGAAACATCTATCAATATTCTAACAGACGAAGATATAAAAGAGCCAACTACCACCAAGGATGATGAAATGAAATCAGTAGAAGACAAAAACGATAAAGAAATTCAAGATGATAAAATAGAAGGAAATACTCCCGAtgtcgtaaaaaatattactgatGAACCAAACACCAACGATGAGGAGGCTAATAATGTTGAGTCTGACGTAGACGAGTtacatttattgcaaaaattgTATTCTGAAAATGACGTTAACACATCGACTGTGGATTCTTCAGACTCTGAAGCTCCAATTTCTATTTCAGATACATTAGATTCCAAGAGCAGTGATGAGAAAAGCGTCATAAGTATTGAAAACTCGAGTTATTCTGAAacagaaatcaataaaaatgattcATTTGAAATGGAATTAGAAAAGGAACCACGGGAATCTAAAGACATATCAGTTTCTATTCCAAGTGCTGAGGTAATCAAAGAAGCTATCGATACAAACATTGAAATAGAGTGTTCAGAAAGCGGCATACAGAAAAAACATGTGCAATCAAATAATGACGAGTATAATGAATCTGTTGAAGATATACTTCTTGCATCCAGTGATGATGAATCAGTTGGATATGATCatcaagaaaatataagaaataaagataatgTCGGTGATGGAACAGAAAATGTCGAAAAAAACGAAATTGGCAAAAATTTTGGAAGTATTGAAAACACAGTAAATTTGAAAGATGATAATTTGTCAATTGGGGAAACTGTTGTAGGAGATGAAaatttagaacaaaatatgttGGATTCTCCTTTGGGTGAAGTATCGGATAAAAGTACTAGTCTAAACAAGAATAAAGATATTGTTAACGAGGCATTAGAAGATGTGTTAACTTTGGATGCTGATAGTCCAATGCAAGCTGATGGGATTGTAGATGAAAAAAACTGTGATgatagaaatacaaataaggTAATCTCCACAGATAATGATGATGGACACACAGTTAAGATAATCTCCGCAATTGATAATCTGACTTCTTATGAAGAAGTTAATCATGACTGTGTTAGTTTGGATGATGATTCTTCCGCAGGCGAGATTGCTAGAGATTATATTGATAAAGGCGAAAGTAATTCATTGAGTCAAGATTTGGACACATTGAGTGACAACCCTAAAGTCGAGGAAAATAATCATGTTGAAGAGGTAAGTACAGTTAGTGAGATGTCTTGTGATGACAACGTTAATGATCCAATTAGCGAAACGATTGTTGAAAGTATGGTTGTTGAAGATGACCTAGATTcgaatttatatattgattcaAGTAAAGCAGATGGCACTTCGAAAGATTCAAAATTAACTGAAGGGACAATTAGTACTGTAAAAACCACTATGTAA
- the Daxx gene encoding titin homolog isoform X2, whose amino-acid sequence MKKTIPNAMVQIPTNLHGVTIKPTTSKCAGAPKHVKILPKIQDVTVTKVSKLVNPLSKVNKLNGKTILKPIAPRVLNIPDLKLNSNVPLNTQGINPINLFKKINSQVAIHKVPSKKVSQPLIRINSPNSINNLPHITVKRGLSGIRPNFPIKPVKSMRHVVQMKYLNMQNANKKNIRSNVKVTNEVLTVDLDDDDTDASTSSPQWYMRPEDENKPSQQEENSKEPDQTKFVEITIEDSPVKTKPVKKVEDLAVTIEDSPVKVLVETTANKSDGEDGAKTCKTPQSKKKLAYPKEPDENKVIEIEIEPMVANIEAAIDEVSQAKTSQVSTSQANTSQAIASQANTSQAKSKETEVLISPNIIVEIEESPLKEADMQLTSTPKKNQNRPPVKFPEVEICEKSTDNCEFHPVYENFIKTCFVLENSEDMHKIVEKKVKMYYRQVPKYYTESEQFIDMVSSKIIAMKASPDKMYLFIKDIVDELNLQRKMAKTQPVKSDKEKVAAEDAENFLYGENSEFDSKRQRQIRKLEKTLKKLHRAIQKLEEQEVDFDDEEDSVYLLTERYKERMMRVHAKFCQLTNTKMPSEPKVHLDPRPGHPVGPAKKLEKWINKKVPIGTPLPFPDFHDVLRCVKEANEEDKLGWNDVDIMEEARDLFIRCGKKLQRRRQENEWRTAASRISLDEDPADKNEELKKKLVLNKQLAAKKELEVFNKFAEKQSQLKLEAEEIGDKEAEESPVESEEEEETIDEESLENKDKRKERLKRLLQEKSHKKSTDEKENEPTETSINILTDEDIKEPTTTKDDEMKSVEDKNDKEIQDDKIEGNTPDVVKNITDEPNTNDEEANNVESDVDELHLLQKLYSENDVNTSTVDSSDSEAPISISDTLDSKSSDEKSVISIENSSYSETEINKNDSFEMELEKEPRESKDISVSIPSAEVIKEAIDTNIEIECSESGIQKKHVQSNNDEYNESVEDILLASSDDESVGYDHQENIRNKDNVGDGTENVEKNEIGKNFGSIENTVNLKDDNLSIGETVVGDENLEQNMLDSPLGEVSDKSTSLNKNKDIVNEALEDVLTLDADSPMQADGIVDEKNCDDRNTNKVISTDNDDGHTVKIISAIDNLTSYEEVNHDCVSLDDDSSAGEIARDYIDKGESNSLSQDLDTLSDNPKVEENNHVEEVSTVSEMSCDDNVNDPISETIVESMVVEDDLDSNLYIDSSKADGTSKDSKLTEGTISTVKTTM is encoded by the exons ATG aaaaagaccattcCAAATGCCATGGTTCAAATTCCGACAAACTTACATGGTGTTACTATAAAACCTACCACATCAAAATGTGCAGGGGCCCCTAAACATGTCAAGATACTTCCTAAAATTCAAGATGTTACTGTTACCAAAGTCTCAAAGCTTGTGAATCCTCTATCAAAAGTGAATAAATTGAATGGCAAAACTATTCTTAAACCCATTGCTCCGAGAGTATTAAATATACCAGACTTAAAGCTCAATTCAAATGTACCACTCAACACACAAGGAATAAatccaataaatttattcaagaaaattaattcTCAGGTGGCAATTCATAAGGTTCCTTCTAAAAAGGTTTCACAACCTCTTATAAGAATAAATAGTCCcaattcaattaataatttgcCTCACATCACTGTTAAAAGAGGTCTAAGTGGAATAAGGCCAAATTTTCCTATAAAACCTGTTAAGTCTATGAGGCATGTAGTCCAaatgaaatacttaaatatgcAGAAtgcaaataagaaaaatataagatcAAATGTAAAAGTGACAAATGAAGTATTGACAGTAGACTTGGATGATGATGACACTGATGCATCTACTTCAAGTCCACAGTGGTACATGAGACCAGAGGATGAAAATAAACCATCTCAGCAAGAAGAAAACAGTAAGGAACCAGATCAGACAAAGTTTGTAGAAATAACTATTGAAGACAGTCCTGTCAAGACTAAACCAGTCAAAAAAGTGGAAGACTTAGCAGTAACTATTGAGGATAGTCCTGTTAAAGTTTTAGTGGAGACTACTGCGAATAAAAGTGATGGAGAAGATGGAGCTAAAACATGCAAAACAcctcaaagtaaaaaaaagttggcGTATCCTAAGGAGCctgatgaaaataaagttattgaaatagaaatagaacCAATGGTTGCTAATATTGAAGCAGCTATTGATGAAGTCTCACAGGCCAAGACCTCACAAGTTAGCACATCACAGGCCAATACATCACAAGCCATTGCCTCGCAAGCCAACACTTCACAGGCCAAGTCTAAAGAAACAGAAGTACTTATATCTCCTAATATTATTGTAGAAATAGAGGAGTCACCATTAAAAGAAGCAGATATGCAATTAACAAGCACACCAAAGAAGAATCAAAATAGACCACCAGTGAAATTTCCAGAAGTTGAAATTTGTGAGAAGAGTACTGACAATTGTGAATTTCACCCTGTGTatgaaaactttataaaaacatgCTTTGTGTTAGAAAACTCTGAAGACATGCACAAAATTGTGGagaaaaaagtgaaaatgtattatagaCAAGTCCCAAAATATTACACAGAATCTGAACAATTTATAGATATGGTCTCaagtaaaataattgcaaTGAAAGCTAGCCCAGATAAAATGTACTTGTTTATAAAAGATATTGTTGACGAATTGAACTTACAGAGAAAAATGGCAAAAACACAGCCTGTAAAATCTGATAAAGAGAAAGTTGCAGCTGAAG ATGCTGAGAATTTCTTATATGGCGAAAATAGTGAATTTGATTCCAAAAGACAAAGGCAAATACGCAAACTAGAAAAGACTCTGAAAAAACTGCACAGAGCTATACAAAAGTTGGAAGAACAGGAAGTAGACTTTGATGATGAAGAAGAttcagtatatttattaacagaGAG ATACAAAGAAAGAATGATGAGAGTCCATGCCAAGTTTTGCCAAttgacaaatacaaaaatgcctTCGGAACCTAAAGTTCATCTAGACCCTCGACCAGGACATCCGGTGGGTCCGGCCAAAAAGTTAGAGAAATGGATCAATAAAAAGGTTCCTATTGGAACTCCACTGCCTTTCCCAGACTTCCATGATGTCTTACGATGTGTAAAGGAAGCTAATGAGGAGGATAAACTGGGATGGAATGATGTGGATATTATGGAAGAAG CTCGAGACCTATTTATAAGATGTGGCAAAAAACTCCAGAGGCGCCGACAAGAGAATGAATGGAGAACAGCTGCATCCAGAATATCTCTGGATGAAGATCCTGCAGACAAAAATGAGGAACTTAAAAAGAAACTAGtgctaaataaacaattagcAGCTAAAAAGGAACTTGAAGTATTTAATAA ATTTGCTGAAAAGCAGAGTCAATTAAAACTAGAGGCTGAAGAGATTGGAGATAAAGAAGCTGAAGAATCTCCAGTTgaaagtgaagaagaagaagaaacgaTTGATGAAGAATCTTTAGagaataaagataaaagaaaagaGAGACTGAAAAGGCTGCTTCAAGAAAAGTCGCATAAAAAGAGTACTgacgaaaaagaaaatgaaccGACTGAAACATCTATCAATATTCTAACAGACGAAGATATAAAAGAGCCAACTACCACCAAGGATGATGAAATGAAATCAGTAGAAGACAAAAACGATAAAGAAATTCAAGATGATAAAATAGAAGGAAATACTCCCGAtgtcgtaaaaaatattactgatGAACCAAACACCAACGATGAGGAGGCTAATAATGTTGAGTCTGACGTAGACGAGTtacatttattgcaaaaattgTATTCTGAAAATGACGTTAACACATCGACTGTGGATTCTTCAGACTCTGAAGCTCCAATTTCTATTTCAGATACATTAGATTCCAAGAGCAGTGATGAGAAAAGCGTCATAAGTATTGAAAACTCGAGTTATTCTGAAacagaaatcaataaaaatgattcATTTGAAATGGAATTAGAAAAGGAACCACGGGAATCTAAAGACATATCAGTTTCTATTCCAAGTGCTGAGGTAATCAAAGAAGCTATCGATACAAACATTGAAATAGAGTGTTCAGAAAGCGGCATACAGAAAAAACATGTGCAATCAAATAATGACGAGTATAATGAATCTGTTGAAGATATACTTCTTGCATCCAGTGATGATGAATCAGTTGGATATGATCatcaagaaaatataagaaataaagataatgTCGGTGATGGAACAGAAAATGTCGAAAAAAACGAAATTGGCAAAAATTTTGGAAGTATTGAAAACACAGTAAATTTGAAAGATGATAATTTGTCAATTGGGGAAACTGTTGTAGGAGATGAAaatttagaacaaaatatgttGGATTCTCCTTTGGGTGAAGTATCGGATAAAAGTACTAGTCTAAACAAGAATAAAGATATTGTTAACGAGGCATTAGAAGATGTGTTAACTTTGGATGCTGATAGTCCAATGCAAGCTGATGGGATTGTAGATGAAAAAAACTGTGATgatagaaatacaaataaggTAATCTCCACAGATAATGATGATGGACACACAGTTAAGATAATCTCCGCAATTGATAATCTGACTTCTTATGAAGAAGTTAATCATGACTGTGTTAGTTTGGATGATGATTCTTCCGCAGGCGAGATTGCTAGAGATTATATTGATAAAGGCGAAAGTAATTCATTGAGTCAAGATTTGGACACATTGAGTGACAACCCTAAAGTCGAGGAAAATAATCATGTTGAAGAGGTAAGTACAGTTAGTGAGATGTCTTGTGATGACAACGTTAATGATCCAATTAGCGAAACGATTGTTGAAAGTATGGTTGTTGAAGATGACCTAGATTcgaatttatatattgattcaAGTAAAGCAGATGGCACTTCGAAAGATTCAAAATTAACTGAAGGGACAATTAGTACTGTAAAAACCACTATGTAA
- the LOC128669748 gene encoding uncharacterized protein LOC128669748, with protein MVQKYKRKTKQASWDVETMKLAMEEAKKGSVNGAAKKYGINLSTLQRHIKKGSADKKLGRFSTVFNDQQESELIEYLFHMDNLFYGLTKSEFLSLVYQYAESNRIPHPFKKKTAGEDWYRAFATRHPELTLRKPEPTSVARARGFNRPQVERFFDLLQDQVDRNEINATRIYNVDETGVRTTSNKPPKILTRTGKKQVGIISSTERGKLTTIVCCCNAAGSFIPPFMIFSRKRMNPRLLDGSPPGTVATCSDSGWISGPIFLDWLRHFVEVTRPTKENKVILVMDNHISHKYLPALEYASKNNVIFISLPPHTSHRTQPLDVSVYGPLKTYFEQTVSVYQRSHVGRTISPFEIGQLFGDAYLKAASAQNAVNGFKATGIWPVNRHIFSDDDYLPSSLTDRPLALNACDVLISNTIATEHLPNTSVNDPPEDNEIDTIIATEPANVQENFDPDIPIDIPGDNTIDHPQMQNYSPGRLSVDSDRTISPSVLDRMLEDIDSNTPRPEEVLLVKTVIPECVTPTKVTPMDIRPIPKLTAPKTSRKRRAQKSEILTSTPIKEQQREIESKKQKVSLKKLKEKVKSVSKKNPPVAKKGKKQKASTSNTKKITGSGKTRKHAEEKSVCFICHEMYEDPPIEDWIRCDDCHGWAHEECTSYLGKGAYYCDLCQE; from the coding sequence ATggttcaaaaatacaaaaggaaGACCAAACAAGCTTCTTGGGACGTGGAGACAATGAAGTTGGCAATGGAAGAGGCAAAGAAGGGCTCAGTAAATGGTGctgcaaaaaaatatggtataaatttatcaacattACAAAGGCATATAAAAAAAGGCTCCGCAGACAAAAAACTCGGTAGGTTTTCTACAGTTTTTAATGACCAACAAGAATCTGaattaatagaatatttgtttcatatGGATAACCTTTTTTATGGTCTGACAAAATCTGAATTTTTATCTCTAGTATATCAATACGCAGAGAGCAATAGAATTCCGCACccttttaaaaagaaaactgctGGAGAAGATTGGTATAGAGCCTTTGCAACAAGACATCCCGAATTAACTTTGAGAAAGCCAGAGCCAACGTCAGTAGCCCGTGCCCGAGGTTTTAATAGACCGCAAGTTGAGAGGTTTTTTGATCTTTTACAAGATCAAGTAGATCGCAATGAAATCAACGCGACTAGAATTTACAATGTTGACGAAACGGGTGTGCGCACCACCAGCAATAAACCACCAAAAATTCTCACCAGAACTGGAAAAAAACAAGTAGGAATAATATCAAGTACTGAAAGAGGAAAATTGACAACAATTGTGTGTTGCtgcaatgcagctggatcttTTATTCCtccatttatgatattttctcGAAAACGTATGAACCCCCGACTGCTTGATGGATCACCACCAGGCACAGTAGCTACTTGTTCTGATAGTGGATGGATTTCCGGTCCAATTTTTTTAGACTGGCTACGCCATTTTGTAGAGGTGACGAGACCCACTAaggaaaataaagtaatacttGTGATGGATAACCACATTTCTCATAAATATCTGCCAGCATTAGAATATGcctcaaaaaataatgtgatatttatttcattacctCCACACACCAGTCACCGAACTCAACCACTAGATGTAAGCGTATATGGCCCTTTAAAAACCTATTTTGAACAGACGGTTTCGGTTTACCAACGATCTCATGTGGGACGAACCATTTCACCATTTGAAATTGGTCAGCTGTTTGGCGACGCTTACCTGAAAGCAGCTTCTGCTCAAAATGCTGTAAATGGATTTAAGGCAACTGGTATATGGCCAGTAAACCGACATATATTTAGCGATGATGATTATCTTCCTTCATCCTTGACAGACAGGCCGCTGGCATTAAATGCATGTGACGTTTTGATTTCTAATACGATAGCCACTGAACATCTTCCAAACACCTCTGTCAATGATCCTCCTGAAGATAATGAAATCGATACCATAATCGCTACTGAACCTGCCAATGTTCAAGAAAACTTTGACCCTGATATTCCCATAGACATTCCAGGTGACAATACTATCGACCATCCacaaatgcaaaattataGTCCTGGTCGCCTTTCTGTAGACTCCGATCGCACAATTTCCCCGTCAGTATTAGATAGAATGCTTGAAGACATTGACAGCAACACCCCTAGACCTGAGGAAGTTCTGCTTGTTAAAACAGTGATTCCTGAATGTGTTACACCTACCAAGGTAACCCCAATGGACATTCGCCCTATACCTAAACTAACTGCACCAAAGACATCACGTAAACGAAGAGCACAAAAGTCAGAAATTTTAACCAGCACTCCCATTAAAGAGCAACAGAGAGAAATTGAGTCTAAGAAACAGAAAGTATCACTTAAGAAacttaaagaaaaagtaaagtCTGTGTCTAAAAAAAATCCACCTGTGGccaaaaaaggtaaaaaacaaaaagcctCGACCtcgaacacaaaaaaaattactggaaGCGGAAAGACAAGGAAGCACGCAGAAGAAAAAAGTGTCTGCTTCATATGCCACGAGATGTACGAAGATCCACCAATAGAAGACTGGATAAGGTGCGATGATTGTCATGGTTGGGCTCATGAAGAGTGTACAAGCTATTTAGGCAAAGGGGCCTACTATTGTGATCTATGTCAAGAAtag